DNA sequence from the Nicotiana tomentosiformis chromosome 3, ASM39032v3, whole genome shotgun sequence genome:
CACTTGATCatagactttttttttttttttgatgaagtaaagTGTTATCATTAaaaaggcatcaagaagatgcataaGGAAACAAAAGGTTACAAAGAGAGATGACTGTTAGCTCTATTAATACAAAAAAAGCTATGCTAGGATCAGAGAGCTAACAAAGTCCAAAAAATAGTCAGTGCTAGTTACAGGGGTCATGAAGTTCCAACTAAAAAGACTAACTAAACATCTAGCCTTCAGGAAGCATGTTGGAGTTGAGACACCATCAAAACATCTGTGATTTCTCTCTGTCCAGATACACCAAAAAATAGTTGTTGGAATCATTTTCCATTTCCTTCTGATGGCCTTATCAACTTTCCACAAAAACCAGCTATCATAGGCTTCGTTGACTGACTGAGGGGTGACCCAGGATAATCCAAAGATGGAATAAAAGAAATTCCATAAGTCAGCTGCTACTGGACAATGAAGGAATAGGTGGTTAATGCTCTCTACGTTATAGGCTTTCTCATGATCCGATTTTCAAATTCTCCCCTCTCCTGAAATTCCTCGCATAGTATTGTCTTAATAAGTGATATGGTACATACAGAAACCGCTGTTCTagattttaaaaaagaaagaaagatagaaATGAGTATGAGCTGGAGTCTTTGGGAGGTTGATAAGGTCATCAAGAAGATCTGGCTTATGATCCCTGCAACTATTTTTTGGTGTTTATGAAACGAGAGGAATAGAAGATGCTTTGATGGCACCTCAACCCCAAACCACTTACTCAAATCTTAATGCCTGCTCAACCTTTTTTGCTGGACAAAGTTGTCCCCCTTAAATAGTACAGGACACCTGTTGGACTTTATTAGCTCGCTTGTCCTAGATTGAGACTTTGTTTTGGGGCAAACATTGTTCTCCTGTAATTTTTTGTTCATTTATCACATATGCCTCTTTTAACTTTGCATCTTCTTGATTCCTTCTTAATGATACatattacttcatcaaaaaaagaaagaaatgagtATGCCGTGATTGTCTTCTGATCGACTGATGTATGTCTATATTCATTTGCTTCGTGCAGTGCTTTGGTTTGGAGAAGGTGAACTGTGCTCATGGACACCAGTTCAAGAACCTTGGTTGATCGAATAATGTCGCAAGGAGATATGATTTTCATCATTAGAATTGAAGGTTTCAGTTTCACTAACCTGAAAGAGATGGATGAATTCTATTTTGTAAGAATATTACTCTGCCATTGTAATAAACTTTCTATTTAAAGAGAGAAGTGTGTTTGTAATGCTACAAGAAAAGCAATTTTAACGGTTCATTAGAAGAGCTTTATTAGCTTCTCGTTCCAAGTTCAGCGCAAACTGGACGTCGGAATTCTAAGACCTCTGTCCTCAAAGTTCCTTTACAGGTTATGAGGATCAATTTACTTCGAAAGTTATTTAGGTATTCCATGCTTTTTGGAGTCGATAACTGGATCACAAGttcactttcttttttttttttttagtaacCATTCTTTTAAACCTATTTCTCAATGATGAAAAATTTGTTGTGATTTGACTAATTTACCTTTATAAATGGAGTTTTCTCATTTGGTCTAAACAGAGAAATTACTGGAGCTTTTACAATACAACTACAAAATTGCGAATCGCCAATCAAGAGGACTCCTTTCATGTATGAAAATTTACTAGATAATCAACTACGAAGATAAATTCCGTCCAGACTCCAGTGTACATAAATTACTAGGAAGAAATTTTTTAAATTGTTCGTCTTAGAGTATCTGTTGTTGAATCATTATATTGACTCTCCTTTGCCTTTGCATATCCATATGCATGAGGCTATACAAAGTAAAAAGAGAAGCAATCTGCAGATTCAACAGAGGCGTAACATGCCAAAAGTTGCTCGAAATCTGCAGTGTTTGATTATGGAATACACACCTGTTTGCACATAAGATACCCAAGAAGACAAACTTCCCCTTTTCTCTCCTACCATCTCTTTCTCTTGAAAGGAAGGTTATGCAAAGTATGTCAGCAAGTGAGGACATAGTAGTTAGACAGTGCTTTTTTGGTCCCCCTTAGAAACATGTCACTGGTCTGTGTACAGGAATGGCAGAGCATATTGGAATAGTACGTCACAATGTAGAACAAATGTATTACGCAAATATTACTCCACTATCACCCACTACTCAAATTAGGAGGAGAAACCTTACTAAATAAGTAAGCTGAATACGAATCAAAACTATAGAAGATAAACGTAAGATGTACTTTTGCAAAGTTGAAGGCAGCTACTTCAATACCCATGAATAAAAATAGCAATCCACTCTCATATCCTCGTGAAAGCTCCTTCTAAGTAACTGGTAGCTGACTTCATACCCAATCTGGCAGTTACTGGGTTTTCGACCAGGTGTATGATTGAATTCAACAATATCTTTGACATACAAAAATGAAAAGGGAACTCTTCCCAAGAAAATGTTATTGCTTCTCATCTCCCGATTGTGTAGCTTGCTTCTCATTCTCACTGCTCTCTATGCTGCTTTGCATTTCAAGGAGCTTCTGTTGCTCCTCATCAGCTGCTTGTCGATTTACATCTTTCACAGCCTTAGGCTTGTTGCTCGTGGATTGCTGGTACATAACACCCCCAACCATGCAGATCAAGAGTCCCACTGTCCCAACAAGAGTCGAATGTTTGTCCCAGATGACCAGATTTATCACCACTGTCAATAGTTTGTTCACTATGCCGAGAACAGTAAACCCTGTAGCAGATATTGCTCTACGACAAGAAAATCCAAAGAAAGAGATCGCTAGACCAAACAAACACGACAGGGCTACAGGTAACACCACTTGAAAACTGTACCAATCTGACTCATCCTGAATTTCATGCTTTATCTTCTTCAGTTCGCCCATTATAAGCAGCTCAATAGGAAAAAGCATCAAAGCCTCAAGATTGTTGTATAGCACGAGACCCCACGTGTTTAAGCCAATTGTCATAACAACATGCTTGATATAAACAAAATCAATGGACATGCTCACTAAGTAAGCCAATGCCCAGCTATAAGCCGTAAGTGTGAACTGGTAATCAGTAGTGACATAGAGCACGCTACCAGCAAAGATTGTACCTAGTGATGCCCACGTTTTAATTGCTGGCCATGGCTGATGCAAGTAGAGGGTCTCTCCTATTGCAACAAAGATGGGGACAGCTGATCTGAAGACAATAAAAGTATCAACGTTGGCATGGAGGAGAAGCTCACTATTTGTAAAAAGAGATAGGTAAAATATAATTGCAGCCGGCAGGAACCGCCACATTGTTACAAGATCAAGCTTATCATGTTCTATGACCTTGAGGCCCCCGCATATGAGGACTCCAGCTGCACTTGTGAAATACTGCAATGCAGTTAGTGCCCCTGGGTAAGGAAATTTCATGACGGCCCACTTGTTAATGATGGAGAGTAGTGATGCTGATAGACAGTATCCAGCAGCTACTCCATAAACTGATGCTTGCTGAAGTAAGGCATCGTACCAAGTCGATTGGAGACTGGGGGTTGGCGAAGAAGCATCTGAAGACTTCCTGGCATCTCCATCTTCAGGATTTTCCACATCATTTGACATCTATATCT
Encoded proteins:
- the LOC104097526 gene encoding GDP-mannose transporter GONST3-like, whose product is MSNDVENPEDGDARKSSDASSPTPSLQSTWYDALLQQASVYGVAAGYCLSASLLSIINKWAVMKFPYPGALTALQYFTSAAGVLICGGLKVIEHDKLDLVTMWRFLPAAIIFYLSLFTNSELLLHANVDTFIVFRSAVPIFVAIGETLYLHQPWPAIKTWASLGTIFAGSVLYVTTDYQFTLTAYSWALAYLVSMSIDFVYIKHVVMTIGLNTWGLVLYNNLEALMLFPIELLIMGELKKIKHEIQDESDWYSFQVVLPVALSCLFGLAISFFGFSCRRAISATGFTVLGIVNKLLTVVINLVIWDKHSTLVGTVGLLICMVGGVMYQQSTSNKPKAVKDVNRQAADEEQQKLLEMQSSIESSENEKQATQSGDEKQ